TAAGTATTACTTGCGTATGAAAGCAATTGTACAATCCATATTATATACTGGAGATGGAAATACTTCTGAGTCATCTATTAAAATCTCTAATATAGGAGATGATGGATTACTAGTTGGCTTTCTGGGATTCAATGGAAAACGAATAGAAGATTCGAATATTGATGGAAAAATGTTTTCTCTTTGGGAAAGCTCCTCAGGCAGAAAGTTGTATTTTGAGTATGTATTTATTTTCTTATAAAATAAAGGTTATCACGGTTATTTTTGTATAACAGTCTTCCAGACTGTTGAATTTGATAAAGTACTGTTTTTGATGTTCAGGCTGGAAGTCTGAAATACCTTAATACAAACCGTGATAAGGTTTAATGATTACTCTCCTCTTTTATACTCAAGATTAATCAGTTTTTGTTACTCCACCTAACGGTCTTAAAGATTCTTAGGATTTAAATAAGGAATTTTTTGAGTGAAAATTTAGTTATTATTTGTCGAAAACCAATTATGAATGAGTATATACAGAGAATGAAAAAAACTAAGCAAAAACATAAAATAACAAAAAAACACAAACATTTTATACAAACTTCCGTAAATCTAAACTTGTTGTGGAACTGTTGATTTCATTTTACGATTGATAGCCAACAACAAAAAGTGTTTTTTATTTCTATTTTACTTACTACACATTTGCTTATATGAAATTAATTAAACCAATACTTAAAATAGTATTATTCTTAATCATAATTGTAAGTTTAGTCATCGGTACTATGATATGGAGTTTATCATATATAGATGAAGATATTTTAACTGATACAGTTTCTGAAACTAAGATAAAATTTGGCGATTTTAAAGAAGGGGAAATATTAAAAAAGCAAAAGTTAGACGGATTTAAGTATTGGTTTTTAGAAACATCAGGTGTGTTTTTTTCTAAATTTAAGCCTTTAAAAAACACGATACACTATTCCATAGCCTACAAAAGTGATGGTTTGATTGTAACAGGTAGTATGGTAACACCCAAGAAAGAAGGAGTTTATCCATGTATTATCTTTAATAGAGGTGGAAATAAAGATTATGGAAGACTTAACTTTAGAATGGTTAATATATATATGACTGCATTAGCAGAACAAGGTTATGTAGTTATAGCTTCTAATTATAGAGGAAATAGTGGTAGTGAAGGAAAAGAAGAGTTTGGGGGGGCAGATGTAAATGATGTATTAAATTTAGTACCAGCACTTTCAGAAGAGCCTATGGCAAATACTTCTAAAATAGGTTTATATGGTCATAGTAGAGGGGGTATGATGACTTATAAAGCTCTGCAAAACTCAGAGATATTCAAAACAGCTGTTGTAATGGCAGGTTCTGCTAATGAGTTTACATCAATAAAAGATCGTCCAGCATTAGAAAAAAATGTACATGCTGAGTTAATTCCCAATTATTATGAAAATAAGGAGGAAGAATTAAAAGCTAGATCTGTATGTTTTTGGGCAGAAGAGCTTAGTAAAACTCCCTTACTTTTATTGCATGGTATTGATGATAAGAGAGTTAATTATGATGAAGTAGTAGAATTGACCACTAAACTTGATAGTTTAAATTTTCCCTATCAATTATTATCTTTTACAAAAGGGGATCATACTCTATCTAAAAATAAGAAGCAAGCAAATGCAAGAATTATTAATTGGTTCAATAAATATTTACGAGAAGAGCAAAGCTACAATGAAACTCAAAATAAAGTAACTATACCACTTCTTTAAGCATACTTTCTTTAATTACGATTTATCAAAAAAATAATTCCTTGTTTTTGTTAAATGAAATTTTAAGCTACAAAATAAAAAGTTACTCTTGATTTGAGTTTTCTACAATTTCATCTAAAAAATCTTCGGCTTGTTCTTCTGTGTTGAAGTGTTTGACAGAAAGCTCAGTACGATTGACAGTTCTCTGAACTTGCAAAACAGCAATATCATCTGCTGAAATAACTGAGGCTGAATACAAGAAACCATTCTCTAATTGATACTGTTGTAATTCTTCCATTATTTTTTGAAACTTATTAGGCATAGGTTGCATAAGTTTCAAATCTGCTAAGACAGTAAAATTTTTTTGCATACTATCTACTGCTTTTATCCAATCAGAGCGAAATTGTTCGAAAATAGCATCATTTCTCCATTTTGCTTTTAAGTGGATATAATAAATCCTATTTTTAGAGTAATCTGCTGATAAGGAATAGAACTCTGTTACATTTATTTCTGTTTTCATTTATCTGAAATATAATAAACGTTGTAAGTAGTTTTAAGTAGTGATTTTTTATACAAATATAAAAAAAATACGTTTGAAAACAACATACAAGAGAGTGTGCTTATTTAAATTGATAGTACTAAATCGTCGGTGAGGACACCGACAATGGCGATTGTTTTACGAAAAAGTGCTTTTTTTGCCGTTGTTGGTGTCCTACAAATTTAATTAAAGTCCAAATTACTTTTCAGATAGATAATTTTCAAACTTTTTCTTGTAAAAACTCTTTTCTTATTGTAGATTGCTATATAACAACGTCCTCAACGATGGCAAAGTCTCGTTGAGGATTTAAAAAACATTTTCTCGCCGTTGTTGGTCTGCTGACCAACAACACAAGCACCATTTATTTTATGCCAAAAAAAATTCTTATCATAGACGATGAAGCTGCCATTCGTCATACACTCCGAGATATTTTGGAGTACGAAAAGTACGAAATAGATGAAGCCAAAGACGGACAGCAAGGTCTTGATATGTTGCTTATTAATAATTACGATGTGGTTTTATGTGACATCAAAATGCCAAAAATGGACGGCATAGAAGTATTACAAAAATCTACCGAGCTAGGTAGAGAAAACGCTTTTATCATGATTTCGGCACACGGAAACATCGAAACTGCTGTTGAATGTACCAAAAAAGGAGCATTTGATTTTATCGAAAAACCACCCGATTTGAATCGTCTTTTGGTTACAATTCGTAATGCAATGGAAAAAACCCAGCTCGTTACAGAAACCAAAACATTAAAGAAAAAAGTCCCTAAAACGATTGATATTATTGGAGAATCACAGGCTATTCACGATGTAAAAGAAACTATCGAAAAAGTTGCGCCTACAGATGCTCGTGTTATGATTACAGGACCTAATGGTTCAGGAAAAGAGTTAGTTGCTAAGTGGTTACACGAAAAAAGTGAGCGTTCGGCGCATCTTTTAGTAGAGGTAAACTGTGCTGCTATTCCTTCTGAGCTTATAGAAAGTGAGCTTTTCGGACACGAAAAAGGCTCTTTTACATCAGCTATCAAACAACGTATTGGTAAGTTTGAATTGGCAGATAAAGGTACTTTATTTCTTGATGAAATTGGCGACATGAGTCTTTCGGCACAAGCAAAAGTTTTACGTGCTTTGCAAGAACACAAAATTACTCGTGTGGGTGGTGATAAAGAAATTAAAGTTGATGTTCGTGTAGTGGCTGCAACCAATAAAAATCTAAAAGAAGAAATAAAAAATGGAAATTTTAGAGAAGACTTGTACCATCGTTTGGGTGTTATTTTGATAAAAGTTCCTGCTCTCAATGATCGTAGAGATGATATTCCTCTTTTGGTGGAACATTTTTTAGATCAAATTGCTACTGAATATGGTGAGCCTAAAAAGAAAATTGATGCAGCAGCATTGAAAGAACTTCAAAAACACGACTGGACAGGAAATATTCGTGAACTCAGAAATGTAGTAGAAAGACTTATCATCATGAGTGGAAAAGCAATCACAGCTGATGATGTAAAAAAACATGCTTAGTTTGATAATCCTTATTTTCATTAAATGAAGAAAAACCCATTATATTAGTTTTGAAAACTTATACAATGGGTTTTTATCGGACTAAATTATGTCCAAAAATTAATTGAAATTAAATTTTTAAGTCAAAATTATCGTATATAATTGTTTTCCTACAAACTTCCCTCCCAAGAAAAATAATAA
This is a stretch of genomic DNA from Bernardetia sp. MNP-M8. It encodes these proteins:
- a CDS encoding DUF4919 domain-containing protein, translated to MANSNRLKKAKNIGMKLIQENPFDLGTLIYLSMCLGKLEGNTENKYYLRMKAIVQSILYTGDGNTSESSIKISNIGDDGLLVGFLGFNGKRIEDSNIDGKMFSLWESSSGRKLYFEYVFIFL
- a CDS encoding prolyl oligopeptidase family serine peptidase encodes the protein MKLIKPILKIVLFLIIIVSLVIGTMIWSLSYIDEDILTDTVSETKIKFGDFKEGEILKKQKLDGFKYWFLETSGVFFSKFKPLKNTIHYSIAYKSDGLIVTGSMVTPKKEGVYPCIIFNRGGNKDYGRLNFRMVNIYMTALAEQGYVVIASNYRGNSGSEGKEEFGGADVNDVLNLVPALSEEPMANTSKIGLYGHSRGGMMTYKALQNSEIFKTAVVMAGSANEFTSIKDRPALEKNVHAELIPNYYENKEEELKARSVCFWAEELSKTPLLLLHGIDDKRVNYDEVVELTTKLDSLNFPYQLLSFTKGDHTLSKNKKQANARIINWFNKYLREEQSYNETQNKVTIPLL
- a CDS encoding sigma-54 dependent transcriptional regulator — protein: MPKKILIIDDEAAIRHTLRDILEYEKYEIDEAKDGQQGLDMLLINNYDVVLCDIKMPKMDGIEVLQKSTELGRENAFIMISAHGNIETAVECTKKGAFDFIEKPPDLNRLLVTIRNAMEKTQLVTETKTLKKKVPKTIDIIGESQAIHDVKETIEKVAPTDARVMITGPNGSGKELVAKWLHEKSERSAHLLVEVNCAAIPSELIESELFGHEKGSFTSAIKQRIGKFELADKGTLFLDEIGDMSLSAQAKVLRALQEHKITRVGGDKEIKVDVRVVAATNKNLKEEIKNGNFREDLYHRLGVILIKVPALNDRRDDIPLLVEHFLDQIATEYGEPKKKIDAAALKELQKHDWTGNIRELRNVVERLIIMSGKAITADDVKKHA